In the Hordeum vulgare subsp. vulgare chromosome 7H, MorexV3_pseudomolecules_assembly, whole genome shotgun sequence genome, one interval contains:
- the LOC123413659 gene encoding uncharacterized protein LOC123413659 has product MKWKNLCKEAYTLETLQTVSRFFQRHPSFFCLLLCLVILYKYYFSWFSLLVAASPILLFTGLFLGVILTYGEPNNPENDYIYKKIEKAPQNQNIHNTAKLVGDVCIPRITSSENRIANHHNNENKYQKGSHGRCSSSKSASSASDGSETDTHPMLHAFHQLRSAASSSVSSQDGDSIDSSTEDESENQEGKHVNEFEEKEGVKVVAWTADDQKSILKIGCLEIERNQRLETLIGRRARKYTDRNLREFGNSEPLPTKEELSKFNVQIPTIFAPRRNPFDLPYNEDNFPESAPSAPIKMRNAFDITCEQEDESSSTGGANSSNVEPTLVASQIKKITMLRRHESFTEGAPFLADFRQDLQPSRFKPYFVTENMSDEGTTVPSLEGEASEKSSVQELDNFSVNDQEIQNVLLALDTETPVLISDSSDDDMSIPCRHINDWVDAQDNEYLNLSDTTPLEGLSVMQYPQEMEMTSNDLHHMSPHSDDLDLMSSSTEATDPFERNNNELAVETLDDTQMGDPVYDSSPSGSDKPTSMSSPIDAVLLHGGYPHTSATSKEEKSSPSMIEVPSSEIASPSLASMEEIRQNETSEIRDS; this is encoded by the exons ATGAAATGGAAAAACCTCTGTAAAGAGGCCTACACCTTGGAGACCTTGCAAACTGTTTCCCGATTCTTTCAGCGCCATCCTTCATTTTTCTGTTTATTGCTTTGCCTAGTAATATTGTACAAGTACTACTTCAGCTGGTTCTCACTGCTTGTGGCCGCATCACCAATCTTACTATTCACTGGTTTATTCCTTGGGGTCATCCTAACTTATGGTGAACCGAACAATCCGGAAAATGATTATATCTACAAAAAGATTGAGAAGGCTCCTCAAAATCAGAATATCCACAACACTGCTAAACTAGTCGGggatgtatgtattccaagaattACATCTAGTGAAAATAGAATAGCTAACCACCACAACAATGAAAATAAATATCAGAAGGGATCTCATGGCCGATGCTCTTCTTCCAAATCAGCATCAAGTGCATCAGATGGCTCAGAAACTGATACACATCCAATGCTTCATGCATTTCATCAGCTTAGGTCGGCCGCCAGTTCATCAGTGTCTTCTCAAGATGGGGATTCCATTGACAGCAGCACCGAGGATGAATCCGAGAATCAAGAGGGCAAGCATGTAAATGAATTTGAGGAGAAAGAAGGTGTTAAAGTTGTTGCATGGACTGCTGACGATCAGAAGAGCATCTTGAAAATTGGATGTTTGGAGATTGAGAGAAACCAAAGGTTGGAGACCTTGATTGGACGCAGGGCTAGAAAATACACAGATAGGAACTTGAGAGAATTTGGCAACAGTGAGCCTCTGCCAACAAAGGAGGAGCTCTCAAAATTTAATGTTCAAATCCCAACTATTTTTGCCCCGAGGAGAAATCCTTTCGATCTTCCCTACAACGAAGATAACTTCCCAGAGTCTGCTCCATCTGCACCAATTAAAATGAGAAATGCATTTGACATTACATGCGAGCAAGAGGATGAAAGTAGCTCCACTGGAGGAGCTAACTCAAGTAATGTGGAGCCTACTCTTGTCGCGTCTCAAATAAAAAAGATTACAATGCTTAGGAGGCATGAGAGCTTCACAGAAGGAGCACCATTCCTCGCTGATTTCCGGCAAGATTTACAACCTTCTCGGTTCAAACCATACTTTGTTACAGAAAACATGTCCGATGAGGGAACTACGGTTCCAAGTCTTGAAGGAGAAGCTAGTGAAAAGAGCTCGGTTCAAGAGTTAGACAATTTTTCAGTTAACGATCAAGAAATCCAAAATGTTCTATTGGCTCTTGATACCGAGACACCCGTACTAATTAGTGATTCATCGGATGATGACATGTCTATACCATGTCGACATATAAATGATTGGGTGGACGCTCAAGACAATGAATATTTAAATTTATCTGACACTACTCCATTGGAAGGTCTTAGTGTAATGCAATACCCACAAGAAATGGAGATGACAAGCAATGATTTACATCACATGTCTCCGCATTCAGATGATCTTGACTTGATGTCATCATCAACTGAAGCTACAGATCCTTTTGAACGTAATAACAATGAACTAGCAG TTGAGACCCTTGATGACACCCAGATGGGTGATCCAGTTTACGATTCAAGTCCATCTGGAAGCGACAAGCCTACATCTATGAGTTCTCCAATTGACGCAGTTTTGCTGCATGGAG GCTATCCTCATACTTCTGCTACGAGCAAGGAAGAAAAGAGTTCACCATCAATGATTGAGGTTCCTTCTAGTGAAATAGCTTCGCCTAGTTTGGCTTCAATGGAGGAAATCAGACAAAACGAAACTTCAGAGATAAGGGACTCATGA